From Argopecten irradians isolate NY chromosome 2, Ai_NY, whole genome shotgun sequence, the proteins below share one genomic window:
- the LOC138316578 gene encoding uncharacterized protein, with amino-acid sequence MAEVERRRFGNLVTKVKDVQSSALYYRRLSWFLFGAEMPMLTGGCFLADGRLLLTDYNNKKLILFDDNYNYVRHIPVDGWPYDVTTGSGEGEVYVVLCGSVILRCQLHYEDLTITQKIRVPLDARCLSVLNDVIFLGSRKTVSRITLEGVTMDTISKAGGNTYIATSSTQQRFFHKDGDNILCRTLDGEVLFKYENKHLVDPRGMCLDHDENLYVCGYKSHNIIKISPDGEKGRVVLNRLHKITRPMAIVYHPNKQQFIVTSYGEDIAFEVYQISY; translated from the coding sequence ATGGCGGAAGTGGAAAGAAGACGGTTTGGTAACCTTGTAACAAAGGTAAAAGATGTCCAAAGTAGTGCGCTTTATTATCGTCGGTTGTCCTGGTTTTTGTTCGGGGCGGAGATGCCTATGTTAACAGGTGGTTGTTTCCTGGCTGACGGGAGACTACTCCTTACTGATTATAACAACAAGAAACTCATTCTGTTTGATGACAATTATAACTACGTCAGGCACATTCCTGTGGACGGTTGGCCGTACGACGTCACAACGGGCAGTGGCGAAGGGGAAGTGTACGTTGTTCTTTGTGGAAGTGTGATACTGCGCTGTCAGCTTCATTATGAAGATCTAACAATTACACAAAAAATCCGTGTTCCTTTGGATGCTAGATGCCTTTCGGTACTCAATGACGTTATTTTCCTAGGTTCAAGGAAAACGGTGTCCAGGATTACATTGGAAGGTGTAACCATGGATACTATATCGAAGGCAGGTGGTAATACCTATATAGCAACGTCATCGACACAACAAAGATTTTTCCACAAAGATGGCGACAACATTTTATGCCGGACGCTTGACGGAgaagttttgtttaaatatgaaaacaaacatcTCGTTGATCCGCGGGGTATGTGTTTAGACCATGATGAGAACTTGTATGTATGCGGGTATAAATCACATAACATTATAAAGATATCGCCAGATGGAGAGAAAGGAAGGGTCGTACTTAACAGACTACACAAAATCACTCGGCCAATGGCTATAGTGTATCACCCAAACAAACAGCAgttcattgtgacatcatatggGGAGGATATAGCATTTGAAGTGTACCAAATTAGTTATTAG